From the Aspergillus puulaauensis MK2 DNA, chromosome 1, nearly complete sequence genome, the window ATATAACAATGGCAGTATTATTACCAGCTGCCCCATAGTTGTTGACGCACGCTGCCCGGAAGTTGCTTCTCCACTGCTCCAGGCGTGTGGCGATTGATATCTGACGAGTGTCTGGAGATGGAATCGCGGGGTTCAGACTGCTAAAGCCTGCCTGCGGTGGGATCTGGCCATGCTTGAGCATCAACAGGACTTTCAACACCCCGGCTACTCCGGATGCAGCCTCCGTATGCCCGATATTGGCCTTCACAGAGCCAATGTGGACCTTGTGGCTCTTTGCCCGATACCTCCCACTGCCGAATACCTCGCTAGCACTTTGATATTCAACTGGGTCTCCCCGCTGTGTCCCAGTGCCATGGGCCTCGACATAAGAGACATCAGATGCGCTCATAGCCGCGCGAGATAAAACCCGTCTGTATAAATCACTTTGAGACTGCAAGACAGGAACAGTAATGGAACTACTCCCATCCGACTGGTTTGTCGCCGTTGCCGCAATCACACCGAGGACATTATCGCCCTGAGAAAGAGCATCGGAGAGACGCTTCAGCACGATAAACCCGCATCCCTCGCCGCGAGAGTACCCAGCAGCATCTGCATCAAATGGCCGACATGGCCTAGTCGAGTTCGTCATCCCCGCAGCTGCAATATTCCGGTCTGCTGGGAGGCTTGTCATGATATTCACCCCTCCAGCTAGTGCAACAGCGCAGTCTCCCAGAACGATACCGCTGCAGGCTTGATGGATTGCTGCCGCGGACGAGGAACAGGCAGTGTCGATGGTGATAGAGGGGCCTGTCCAGTTGAAGTAGTGGCTTATTCGACCGCTTACAAAAGCCCGTGATGTCCCCGTAAATGAGTATGCCGTCGGCGTGTTGGAATGGATATTATATTCATAGTCGGAGCTTCCGACTCCAACATAGCACCCAACATCACCATCTGGATTAGGGCTGCCGAAATACCCACTCGACTCAACAGCCTGGTAAGCGACCTGCAGAGCAATGCGTTGCTGCGGGTCCATGTACACGACTTCGCGCGGAGATATTCCAAAAAGGCCATAATCGAATTGATCAGCGTCCGTGAGGAAGTTGCCAGACACAGTCTCTTTTCCGAACCGGCCTGGAGGAGCCTCGCCGTACATGACCTGCCCTGTCGCAATGATGTTCCACAGCTGGTTTAGACTGTGGGCGCCAGGGTATTTGCATgctgcgccgatgatggcaatTGAAGTATCTGGGTAGTTGTAGGGACGAGTGGATGGGGACAGTGTTCCACGGCTGATACGGTGATGAGGCAGCGCCGCCAGGGACGGGGCAATACAGCTCACAAGCCCTAGTTCCAACGTTGTTATTGCCGTCTGTGTTCCAGCCGGTGGAAGTGAATTGATTGTTTTCGACATATCCGAGAACCACCCCGCCGGCTCCGTGAGTATTGACCGTAGGCAGCTCTCTAGTTTATCTTGGCCCCATGGAACCCAAAATGGGCCGGAAGGGTCAGAAAGGCATAATCTCAGCAGGCTTTGCAGAGAATGATCATTACTCTTGTTGTGGTACCGCCCATTGACTGGGACGCTTGCCACTCGCGCGCCTTTTTTGCTTAAGTCTTCCTGCAGAGAGGGCAGATCACCGGTTGGAACTGTGATGGTTACGCTGTTGTAGTCTAGTTCAACTGATATATAGGCCTGGGATTGTGTTGCTTAGTATATTCCCATCTCGAAAATTGTACCTAAGCACGTACCTCAGGATACCGACTCAATATCCCATCCACCATTTCTCTACAACAGTCCACGCCCCACCGCGCAATAACGCATACCATTTCAGAGCAGGACTTGGAGCCAGAGTCAGTCAATCTGCCAGAATCAATGTAAGCCCCAATGCACCCCGCAAGCCtcacagcagctgcagcattcTGCACGAGTGCTGCCCGTGTTGGCGAGGCATCGAGCGCTGCGGCACTCAGCGAACCGATGCAGAGGCCCTGGAATTTTGTTCCTATATCTGTTGTCTGAGCAGCAGTAGGATTCCGTATATGGACGTGGGCATCGTCACTACCATCCAGACCAAGACCGTCTAGATACCGCGAATACTGCGCAATGTGTATTACGACCGTCAACGGGGCGAGGAGGATATTCGGCAGTGTGTCAGGTATGTTGAGATGCGGAATGTTGTAACTATCACTATAACCCTCACTGCCAGTATCATGGCGTGAAAGCCAATCCCTCAAACTGATAATCGGTTCATCTGGTAGTGCGTGGAACAGGGGCTCGGTAGCCTTCAGGGTAGTCCATAGCTCCGGAAGAGCCAGTATTACCTCCCTTATGGCGTTTAATTCTGGGCTTGAGCTTTGCGTCAAGTAAGAGGCAAGTTGGTCCAGGGTTTCTCGTGCGGGAGGGATTGTTTGGGAGCCGCAGACGATGAGGGATGGGATTGAAGAGGACATGATGGACTGGCGTTAGAAGCAGTTTGTCAAGGAAAGGCTGTTGGATTATTATAGAATGATGTATGTAGTTTATGATCACTAAAGGTACTATCTAGTATCTCCCGCGATAAACACGTCCAACCTGCAGGATTAGGATAGTACACTAATGTAGTGCTGACTGTCAGCCATGTAGATTTAGTACAGAAACCAAGGAATAAGAATAACTGCATTTGAAACGGAGGATCTAGCGGATAATCTCCGTTATCTGCCGGCTAATGTGGCCTTGATGCAGGATACTTCCCTGGCCATGCACAGGATTTGGATACCTGCACGCAGTGCATAGCCCTTCTTAGATTGTAATATAGCATGCATCCAGTTCCTGCTACTTGGTACTTTTATCTTACAAGCCATACATACAACTCGTCATACTCCAGCCTACAAGTAAGCCGGCTCTAACCTTGATACAATGATCTCTTGATCCAAGCCACTCAGATTATACCAAACCAGCACAGAAGAAATCAATTTCGCCTTCTTTACggaagaaatataaaaatgcttcaaacccaactccagcttcaactcCAAGGCACCAGCATCTTCCACCAACTCAGCCTACTCATCGGGTTGAGCTTGATACTATGTATAACATGGACAGCCTACACCATTCTATCCCCGTACCTCCGGGTCAAGGGGAAGCGAATATTCAACGACAGATCAAAAACTGAGCTTCTCTGGACAGGCGCAAGGAAACGCTTCCAGGCGGGCGCGCGAGATCTCTTCAAGGCCGCGTTCGCGCAGTATCCGGACGCCTTCTATATAATGACAGACACAGACGTCGAATTGATCCTCAACTCGAAGTACGCAGCGGAGGTGCGCAATGATAAGCGGTTTGACATAGGGAAGTATAATGAGGATATGTTCCACGGGACGATAGCGGGCTTTGAGATGTTTGAGGACGATCATGTCCTGGAACGGGTTTTTGTTGAGACGGTGAGGAATAAGTTGACGAGGGCCATTGGTTAGTACCTAACTCCTACCTTGCTGTTTCTTTAACACCTTTGAATTTGCACTTTTGTGCTGATATAAGGTGGACCAGGCAAGTTCGTCGAGCCCATATCCCAAGAAGCCGCCGACGGGCTACAAAAGCAATGGACCGACAACACAGGTACCCTATCTTAACCCCCAAAACCACCATATACACAGCCCTGataaaaagtataaagaatGGCACGCCCTCCCACTCCACCAAAGCATCCTCCGCACAATCTCCCAACAATCATCACGAGTCTTTCAAGGGTTCCCACTCTGCCGCAACCCAGACTGGCTGCGCATTACGGTAAACCATACAGTGACATTCTTCGAAGCGGCCGAATCGCTGAAAGTATGGCCTCATCCGCTCCGGCCTCTTGCGGCTAAGTTTCTACCTCTGTGTAGGAAGCTTCGTgctgaggcggaggaggcgaggagtATCATTGCCCCTGTGCTGCAGGAGAGACGGGCAAGGAAAGCACAGCAAGCCCAACAAAccagagaaaaagaagtagtGAATACgaatgaggaggaggatgaagaggacgaagacgaagacaAGGAAACACCAGGCGATATGATCGAGTGGGCCGAACAAACAGCCAACGGCGCGATATACGACCCTGCGCTGCTGCAAATGAAAGTCTCGCTTGCGTCTATCCACACTACATCGGACCTCGTCAGCCAGGCCATCTTCAATCTATGCAGTCGGCCAGAGTTAGTAGATGACCTTCGCAAAGAGGTCATCGCGGTGATTGGGCAGCAAGGCTGGGTGAAAACGGCGATATATCAGCTGAAATTAATGGACAGTGTTTTGAAAGAGACGCAGCGGTTGAAGCCGATTTCTATTGGTATACTCCTATTCCATTTTTTATCCCAGGTATGTTACTGATAGGGTTGACTTAGGCACAATGGTGCGCACCACAACGTCCCCCGTAACATTCACCGACGGCCTGCAAGTCCCCCCAAACACTCGAACCCTAGTATCCTGCCACAACATGTGGACCGACGCCGTGCACGCCAACGCCGCTGAATTCGACGGGTACAGGTTCCTGAAGCTGCGCCAAAAGCCGGGCCAGGAAAACTGGACGCAGCTTGTATCGACCAGTAACAACCACCTTGGCTTTGGACACGGGATGCATGCGTGCCCGGGGAGGTTCTTTGCTGCGACCACGGCTAAAGTGCTCCTTGCGCATGTCGTGCTCAAGTATGATTTGAAGCTGCTTGATGGTGAGAAGCCGGATATTATTGAGCATGGGGCAGCGCAGTATGCGAATGTTTGGTGTGGTATTGGCGTTAGGAGGAggacggaggagattgatCTTGCTTGTCCGGTGGCTACTGTATAGTCAGCCCTTAGTGGATATATTTAATGTTActagtcttttatattactgTCTTAGAGAGCTCAGCATCCTTCAGGGGACAACTAGGAATATAATCCCTGTCTTAGCCCTAAGTAGCAAacattattatattaacaGCGCAAAATACGCCTCATTCGGGACGACGGAAGCCCGGGCCGTGCCTAAAATAAAGaactaaaaataataaactacGTATGCTACACTAGTCTTAGATCGCTAGATACTTGTATAGTAATCAGACCCTGAACAGACCAAAGCAAAAATACCCTATAGCGTACAATACACTCTTCAGAACGAGGAGAATCTAGTCCGTGCTCTGAATAACAGAAACAAAAATACAACAAGGCCAAGAATTGCCAACCCAGCACAGAGCACTGGCTTCTTGGCCATGCGCTTTTCCATGCTATACTCCTCCCACCCAGGCCCTGAATGCAACGATGGGGCCAAAAAAGATAGTTGGACCCCGTCTGCAATCAGCTTCGATGCTGTGTTTGCTGGCACGTCACCGGAATACGGCAAGTAGTACCGACCAACAAGTCTCAAGGCCAAGTTCTGGCGCGCATGCATACGGACGACCACTGAGGCGGACTTGTAGATTTCTCGCACTCTGGGGAGCCGGGCTTCGTTAAACGAACGGAGAAAAGATTGGACTTCTGCCATGGAAGGGTGGTTATCGTGTTCGAGGGCACTGTGGATTGCGTTGGCAAGTGCCGCAGCGTCCTCAATGGCGCAGTTTGCTCCTTGCCCTGTATTGGGTGCCATCTGCCGATATCAGCCTGGCTATTCATTCTTTGGAAATAAAGTAACCATACCTTGTGCACAGAATCGCCAATGCAGACAATCCGGCCCCATTGCCATGTTGAAAAGACGTTTTCTTCAAGGTTTGTTATACCAGCGACTTCTCTTCGCTCCCAGAGACTGCCAAACTCAACTCCATTCCAGATATGATCTGAAGTGAAGCTTTCCGCTATTGTGACAATATCAGCTGAGGTCCATCGCGGGGCAGACTTATACCGGTATCGCCTGTCGAGCTTCTTGAGAAGGAACCAAAACACCCGACCATCTTTACCCGGGAATATGAGGAATGACCTTCCATTGTGCAAGCTCGCCACTTGCTCCCCAGGGTAGAGGTCGGGGACTGAATGTGATATGCCAAAGACACAGGCGTAGTCGACCGTCATGCCTATATGTGATTAGCTTTACACCCTATGATCAAGAGGTATAACAGACAGAccatctttctccttctcagtTATATGACCGGGAAGGTCTAATTCAGCAAGTCGCCACATCTCACGACGTACTTTACTGTGCACGCCATCCGCTCCGACGACAAGGTCACCATAAAAGGTGGATCCATCTCGAGTCCGTACAGACATAATGCTATCTCCCCAGATATGGTCTACAGATACCACAGCCTTCCCAACATGTACGCGGGAAGTATCAGGTAGAGACCAATACAAGATTTTGAGCAGCCTGCGCCGCTCCAAAAACGCCAGCGGCAATCCAAATCTTCGTACTATTAGCTGGCCATAATTAAATGTTGACACCGAGCGACATACCGTTCAAGGATTACATTTGGCGACTGATTCGTATGAGTGAAGCCATCGGGATATGAAATATGAGCCGTGGTCAACGGTTCGACATCCCTCTCAATCTCATCAAACAGCCCCAATTGGTCTAAGATTCGTCCGCCGTGAGGTAATATGCCAATTGAGGCGCCCTCTTGGGGAGCGATCTGCTGCCTTTTTTCTAGGACGACATAGTCAACGCCTAGTTTCGAGAGGCAGTGCGCGAGGGTCAGGCCTGCAATAGAGCCACCGACGATGATTACTCTGAAGTTGGTGGGATTGACAATgcgtgaggaagagggcgaggtAGTGGCTGTGGACTCCATGGACTGTACCCTATGCATCGGTGTTGGTTTGACTTTGGAGGATATTCAAAATAACTTTtaagatagaaataataacGAATGACAAGCAGGATATGCCGTTAATTGTGCGATGAAGCCCTGGAGAATTGATAGAAAAGCAGTAGAACCGAGTCCACCGTCCCTTCCTCCCTGCATTAAtcctccttcctcttttACAGCCTTTATTAGCGACATGACGTTATTAACATATATTAAGTGATAGCTCATTAGCCTATGCCCACTCGCTGACCGGCCGTCGGATACAAGAAGTAGATACACAAAGTAAGGCCGTAATTTACATTCCAGTCCATAAGCACTAAGTTGGGTAGATTACAGGGACAGGGGTACTGAATATCGAAATACCTTCGACTAAAAACCCCACTAGTGGTTATTAGCTGTCTTTCTATATTGCATTGTATGCTAGCACTGAACAAGGGTCTGTTTACCCCGCGGAGGGCTAAATGCAAGAAAGGCCAGCTTAACATTTGATACTAATGGCGGGCTGGCTATAGCATGGACCTAGGGAAGTACTTGTAGGCAGCTTTCTATGATAACTGTGGAGGCCTGGGTATGTGTACTGCTACTACTGGGAATTATATTAGGTCTCCTTGACCGTGTCCAGCAATAGATTTGCAAGCTACCTCATCATTGAATTAACAATGGCGTTATACGACATCTTCACCAGTTCTACCTCTCTTACCAGTCCATTCCCTCTGACAGTCGGAATCCTATCCATCTCGCTGTCCTGGGTGCTCTGGTACCGGCGACGAGGAAAGCAGACACAGAGTCAAAATAATGCTCCCCCGTTTTACCCATTTGATCCAGCTACTCTGGACCGAAAACAGGTATCCATCATGTCCACTCGTTATACCATCCATGTTGACATCCTTACAGTCCAAACCCCCAATCCTCACCTTCGGAGACTCAATGGTCCTACCAAATCGCTACGCGCATGAGATCCGGAACAACGACCTTCTCAGCTTTCGAGATGGATTAGAGAAAGTGCGTACAGCAATAAAATCTCAATCTTCTTTCATTAACAATCAATAACCTGTTTGTACAGGACTTCCTAACCACAGTCCCAGGCCTGGAAGCCCTCTTCACAGGGACATTCCATAACGACATCGTCTGGGACACAGCATCGGCATTCTCGCGCAAAATAGGCCTGCTGATTGAGCCGCTATCTACAGAGACAGGCGTTTTCTTGCAGGGAAACTGGTCTGAGGATACAGGTATTCAATCCACGAGTCTACATGATGGTGTTAGTTGCTAAGTATATGAAACAG encodes:
- a CDS encoding cytochrome P450 (COG:Q;~EggNog:ENOG410PUDN;~InterPro:IPR001128,IPR002403,IPR017972,IPR036396;~PFAM:PF00067;~SMCOG1034:cytochrome P450;~TransMembrane:1 (o15-39i);~antiSMASH:Cluster_1.12;~go_function: GO:0004497 - monooxygenase activity [Evidence IEA];~go_function: GO:0005506 - iron ion binding [Evidence IEA];~go_function: GO:0016705 - oxidoreductase activity, acting on paired donors, with incorporation or reduction of molecular oxygen [Evidence IEA];~go_function: GO:0020037 - heme binding [Evidence IEA];~go_process: GO:0055114 - oxidation-reduction process [Evidence IEA]), whose product is MLQTQLQLQLQGTSIFHQLSLLIGLSLILCITWTAYTILSPYLRVKGKRIFNDRSKTELLWTGARKRFQAGARDLFKAAFAQYPDAFYIMTDTDVELILNSKYAAEVRNDKRFDIGKYNEDMFHGTIAGFEMFEDDHVLERVFVETVRNKLTRAIGKFVEPISQEAADGLQKQWTDNTEWHALPLHQSILRTISQQSSRVFQGFPLCRNPDWLRITVNHTVTFFEAAESLKVWPHPLRPLAAKFLPLCRKLRAEAEEARSIIAPVLQERRARKAQQAQQTREKEVVNTNEEEDEEDEDEDKETPGDMIEWAEQTANGAIYDPALLQMKVSLASIHTTSDLVSQAIFNLCSRPELVDDLRKEVIAVIGQQGWVKTAIYQLKLMDSVLKETQRLKPISIGTMVRTTTSPVTFTDGLQVPPNTRTLVSCHNMWTDAVHANAAEFDGYRFLKLRQKPGQENWTQLVSTSNNHLGFGHGMHACPGRFFAATTAKVLLAHVVLKYDLKLLDGEKPDIIEHGAAQYANVWCGIGVRRRTEEIDLACPVATV
- a CDS encoding FAD-dependent monooxygenase spyC (COG:C,H;~EggNog:ENOG410PW75;~InterPro:IPR036188,IPR002938;~PFAM:PF01494;~SMCOG1087:hypothetical protein;~TransMembrane:1 (i464-482o);~antiSMASH:Cluster_1.12;~go_function: GO:0071949 - FAD binding [Evidence IEA]), with translation MHRVQSMESTATTSPSSSRIVNPTNFRVIIVGGSIAGLTLAHCLSKLGVDYVVLEKRQQIAPQEGASIGILPHGGRILDQLGLFDEIERDVEPLTTAHISYPDGFTHTNQSPNVILERFGLPLAFLERRRLLKILYWSLPDTSRVHVGKAVVSVDHIWGDSIMSVRTRDGSTFYGDLVVGADGVHSKVRREMWRLAELDLPGHITEKEKDGMTVDYACVFGISHSVPDLYPGEQVASLHNGRSFLIFPGKDGRVFWFLLKKLDRRYRYKSAPRWTSADIVTIAESFTSDHIWNGVEFGSLWERREVAGITNLEENVFSTWQWGRIVCIGDSVHKMAPNTGQGANCAIEDAAALANAIHSALEHDNHPSMAEVQSFLRSFNEARLPRVREIYKSASVVVRMHARQNLALRLVGRYYLPYSGDVPANTASKLIADGVQLSFLAPSLHSGPGWEEYSMEKRMAKKPVLCAGLAILGLVVFLFLLFRARTRFSSF